A single Elaeis guineensis isolate ETL-2024a chromosome 15, EG11, whole genome shotgun sequence DNA region contains:
- the LOC105034856 gene encoding probable serine/threonine-protein kinase WNK11, with protein sequence MPCVAAATVAEDKDAEPFVEVDPTGRYGRYAELLGFGAVKKVYRAFDQEEGIEVAWNQVSLRRFRENRPMMDRLFAEVHLLRELRHDNIIALYRVWTNAEQSTLNFITEVCTSGDLREYRKRHRHVSLKALKKWSRQILVGLDYLHNHDPCIIHRDLNCSNVFINGNVGQVKIGDLGLAAIVGKSHAAHSILGTPEFMAPELYEEQYTELVDIYSFGMCVLEMVTLEIPYSECDSIPKIYRKVTAGVRPAALGKVRDPEVRAFIERCLAKPRARPSAAELLKDPFFCGLDDDETPPPPSLPATEHRNLPSTDIFALRLD encoded by the exons ATGCCGTGCGTTGCGGCGGCGACGGTGGCGGAGGACAAGGACGCGGAGCCGTTCGTGGAGGTGGACCCGACGGGGAGGTACGGACGGTACGCGGAGCTGCTGGGGTTCGGTGCGGTGAAGAAGGTCTACCGGGCGTTCGACCAAGAAGAGGGGATCGAGGTGGCGTGGAACCAGGTGAGTCTGCGGAGATTCCGCGAGAACCGTCCGATGATGGACCGGCTCTTCGCGGAGGTGCATCTCCTCCGTGAGCTCCGCCACGACAACATCATCGCTCTTTACCGGGTGTGGACCAACGCCGAGCAGAGCACCCTCAACTTCATCACCGAGGTCTGCACCTCCGGCGACCTCCGCGAGTACCGGAAGCGCCACCGCCACGTCTCCCTCAAGGCCCTCAAAAAGTGGTCCCGCCAGATCCTCGTCGGCCTCGATTACCTCCACAACCACGACCCCTGCATCATCCACCGCGACCTCAACTGCAGCAACGTCTTCATCAACGGCAACGTCGGCCAG GTGAAGATCGGGGACTTGGGGCTGGCGGCGATCGTGGGGAAGAGCCACGCGGCGCACTCGATACTGGGGACGCCGGAGTTCATGGCGCCGGAGCTGTACGAGGAGCAGTACACGGAGCTGGTGGACATCTACTCGTTCGGGATGTGTGTTCTGGAGATGGTGACGCTGGAGATCCCCTACAGCGAGTGCGACAGCATCCCCAAGATCTACCGCAAGGTTACGGCTGGGGTGCGCCCGGCGGCCTTGGGCAAGGTCCGTGACCCCGAGGTCCGGGCCTTCATCGAGCGCTGCCTCGCCAAGCCCCGCGCCCGGCCCTCCGCCGCCGAGCTCCTCAAGGACCCTTTCTTCTGTGGCCTGGATGATGACGAAACCCCACCTCCCCCGTCCCTGCCGGCCACCGAGCACCGCAACTTGCCGTCGACGGACATCTTCGCCCTCCGGCTGGATTGA